Proteins from a single region of Kogia breviceps isolate mKogBre1 chromosome 5, mKogBre1 haplotype 1, whole genome shotgun sequence:
- the LOC131757619 gene encoding LOW QUALITY PROTEIN: proline-rich protein 23A-like (The sequence of the model RefSeq protein was modified relative to this genomic sequence to represent the inferred CDS: inserted 1 base in 1 codon; substituted 1 base at 1 genomic stop codon) — protein MLCDSGSAGVTHILGPLLRKPVHSCAPPPCVGLTCQTDLSLPAGPGPSSPSARPQARGDIEKVGSRPRSPSASPADRWGPHPGAPGPAERRRTEESAGHEFEEASSPDIVTGTPATGALTSLVVLADGCALHVPLDDVALVLEPEPTSVRQVSLGDRILILVPRSLLGSGIEILGGQDHSALVLEQGGFPSGLKECIALEQGFFYGSVPEIAGXEEVYGEDADAEFLLAGMDAAAGSVTGSSXSAGRAFDPELLGLVPEPSPWGPNTSPERRSPHHDDNLDLHLPEPFPDSPLQPLPPSPCPGPHERPQRPLGNPCKA, from the exons ATGCTTTGCGACTCAGGTTCCGCCGGCGTCACTCACATCCTTGGCCCACTCCTGCGCAAACCAGTCCAC TCCTGCGCCCCGCCGCCCTGCGTCGGCCTCACCTGTCAAACCGATCTGTCACTGCCTGCAGGACCCGGCCCTTCCTCGCCTtctgccaggccccaggcccgCGGTGACATTGAGAAGGTGGGCAGCCGGCCCCGCAGCCCCAGCGCCTCCCCTGCAGACCGGTGGGGACCGCATCCCGGAGCACCAGGCCCCGCCGAGCGCCGGCGAACGGAGGAGTCCGCGGGCCACGAGTTTGAGGAGGCGTCCAGCCCGGACATCGTGACAGGGACTCCAGCCACGGGCGCACTCACCTCCCTGGTGGTTCTGGCCGACGGCTGTGCCCTGCACGTGCCCCTGGACGACGTCGCCCTGGTGCTGGAGCCCGAGCCAACGTCCGTGAGGCAAGTGTCTCTTGGAGATCGCATCCTCATACTGGTCCCTCGATCTCTCCTGGGCTCTGGCATTGAAATCCTGGGAGGGCAGGACCACTCAGCTCTTGTCCTGGAACAGGGCGGTTTCCCGAGCGGTCTCAAGGAGTGCATCGCCCTCGAGCAGGGATTCTTCTATGGATCTGTCCCAGAGATCGCTGGCTAAGAAGAGGTCTACGGGGAGGACGCAGACGCCGAGTTCCTGCTGGCTGGGATGGATGCTGCAGCCGGCTCAGTTACTGGTTCCT TCTCCGCTGGAAGGGCGTTCGACCCCGAACTGTTGGGCCTAGTCCCAGAGCCCTCACCTTGGGGCCCCAACACTAGTCCAGAGAGACGCTCTCCTCACCACGACGACAACCTGGACCTCCACCTTCCGGAGCCCTTCCCCGACTCACCACTCCAACCTCTACCTCCCTCTCCTTGTCCAGGTCCTCACGAGCGCCCCCAACGCCCTCTTGGTAATCCGTGCAAGGCCTAG